GAAGATTTTCAGTCAACCTTTTCCACTCAAGCTTGTTATTGACTTTAGCTTGAATCACAATGCTCGCTTGATCGCCTTGTCTTTCCCATTTTGCTGACACGCCACGTGGCCACGGCACATGCATTACTGATTTATTAACTAACGAATCATTTTGTAAAGTATTTGGATTTCTCAATGTTTTAAGTTGAGTCATCCAGTGTGAGGCTTCAAACACTGTTTTTATTTCAGGTTGGCAATCACCCCATTGAAGGCCTGACATTTTTAAATCGCATAAAAGATCTAAAACTTCTCTGCACTGAGAACTTGAAGGGCGTAAAGCAATAAGTGCTGAGCTTAATTGGTCTTTCCAGGTAGTTAAATATTCTAAGGGTTTTAAGCTCTTAAGGGCTACTTGCTTTTGATCAAGAAGGTATTGAAGCTCCACAGGCCACTCAAGTAAGAAGTCTTGTTCAGTTGATTGGCCTAAAACTTTAAGAAGTCTAAGGCGTTCTAATCCTCCAAGTTGGGCATTTGGCCAAACTTGTTCGAAGGCCACATTTAAGGGGCTATCGATGATTAAGACGTCTACCTGGTCTTGAATTTGTCTTTCAAAGCCTGAGATGACTTTTATGGAGCCATTGTCTATGAGGGCAATGACAGGTAAGATTTCTGGCCATTTTTTTAGAGGCTTAAAATCGAGGCTCCAAGTGAGTTCTGAGGATTTATAAGTCTTAAATTTCATAAAAATTTGGTAGCACGCAACGTAACTCTTGGCAACGAGAGATCCTATTACTAAGATAATAGAAGGGAGTGTCATGGCGGATCCTAAAACTGAGTTTATTCGAAATGGCGACGTATTTTTTTACAAATACGTGAAAGATCAAGAAATTGGAGACGTTGTCTATGTCTGGGATATCGACAAGACGTATCTTGATACGAACTTTGACAGTTTAAGAGGGCTACTTAAGACGGCATTTGAGAAAGCATTTCAAAAAACCAACGTGCCTGGTACAGCGACTCTAATTAGGGCAATGACAAAGTCGTTAGATTCTTCACATCCACCTGCTGTTTTTTTTCTTTCGGCGTCACCTCCTCAAATGGAAACTAAAATTTATCAAAAGATGAAAATTGACGGCTTAAATCCGTTTGGGATGCTTTTAAAAGATAATTTAAAAAATTTTAGACCACGAAAATTTAAACGTTTAAAACATCAAGTGGGTTACAAAGTTCAAGCTCTTTTAGAGCTTCGCGTGTATCTCAAAAAATCTGTAAAAATGGTTTTATTTGGTGATGACAGTGAAAGTGACGCGGTTGTTTATAGCCTCTTTAGTGATATTTGTAAGCGTCGTCTTAAGCATGTTGAGATTCTCTCAATTTTAGAAGCGCTCTATGTTTTACCACAGCAGCGTCAACGCATCATGGAGCTTCAAGCCCTTGTTCCTGAAGAGGATCCAGTTGAAAAAATTTACATTAATCTGGTTGCTGATACTGACCCAGACTATTATTCAAAATTCGGAAGACGTGTTCTTGCCACATTTACTACTTTTCAAGCAGCACTTGATTTATGCCAAGATGGCCGCATTGATGATGAATCATTGCTCATGGTAGCTCGTGATATGATAAATAATTACAGTTTCACTCCTGAAGAATTAGCCAAAAGTTTTGAAGATTTACACAAAAGAGATTTTTTAAGAAACGAAACTCAAAATCGCTTAATTCCCCATCTCAAAGAAAACGGATTTTTGCCATCCAATTTTGCATCTAGTATTCACCCTGTAAAAACACTTCAAAAAATCGGTGAAAAAATATTAGGGCTAAATATTGAAGACCCATGGGTTCCTGATCATATCGATTATCTAAATGACTTTAGGTGATGCAAATACTTCGCTACTGTTAAATTTTCTTTTTTAAAACACTAAACTCAATATTTAAAACCAGCGGTATTCCAAATTTGGGATCATCCATAGGGAAAGGTCTTGTTTCCCCCGTAAGCTCGTAGTTTCGTCGTTTATACCAATTGATGAGCTCATCTCTTGATGTGATGACGGTCATTTCCATTTCGCTACAGTGCCATTGAGTGGAACAGAAT
The window above is part of the Oligoflexia bacterium genome. Proteins encoded here:
- a CDS encoding phosphatase domain-containing protein, with the protein product MADPKTEFIRNGDVFFYKYVKDQEIGDVVYVWDIDKTYLDTNFDSLRGLLKTAFEKAFQKTNVPGTATLIRAMTKSLDSSHPPAVFFLSASPPQMETKIYQKMKIDGLNPFGMLLKDNLKNFRPRKFKRLKHQVGYKVQALLELRVYLKKSVKMVLFGDDSESDAVVYSLFSDICKRRLKHVEILSILEALYVLPQQRQRIMELQALVPEEDPVEKIYINLVADTDPDYYSKFGRRVLATFTTFQAALDLCQDGRIDDESLLMVARDMINNYSFTPEELAKSFEDLHKRDFLRNETQNRLIPHLKENGFLPSNFASSIHPVKTLQKIGEKILGLNIEDPWVPDHIDYLNDFR